Proteins encoded by one window of Crassostrea angulata isolate pt1a10 chromosome 9, ASM2561291v2, whole genome shotgun sequence:
- the LOC128163451 gene encoding cation-dependent mannose-6-phosphate receptor-like, which yields MMGVRELPLVFVIFLSTFVTAVFGQCTYRDQCSCSLSDGSIIDLSTLGNQDQTPAFPDSFATDGYFYSYNPCYSFIEGSCMNAAACQISGDQSIQYQIGDATSVSYSYDGTNVHALYSSTDSQGLTRNVDVTLVCDQSGQPPYFSPQGEVSSLSYAFSLTTKCACPNGCGAGPPPTNPPTNPTNPPGPPGPSGPSESDDSGISTGTILCIAVLAIAVVYLVAGTVFTMGVRKSKGKEAIPNVSFWTSLPGLIKDGFKFTFRKIRPGYSSVK from the exons ATGATGGGGGTCAGAGAACTGCCGTTGGTGTTTGTGATTTTTCTGTCGACGTTTGTGACCGCGGTGTTCGGACAATGCACGTACAGGGACCAATGCTCGTGTTCTCTGTCCGACGGGAGTATTATTGACCTGTCTACTCTAGGTAACCAGGACCAGACTCCGGC TTTTCCAGACTCCTTTGCGACTGATGGTTACTTCTACTCTTATAATCCATGCTACTCCTTTATAGAAGGATCCTGTATGAACGCTGCG GCCTGCCAAATTAGCGGTGACCAGTCGATTCAGTACCAGATCGGGGACGCCACCAGCGTGTCCTACAGCTATGACGGAACTAACGTCCATGCTCTGTATTCTTCCACGGACTCACAGGGTCTCACGAG GAACGTGGATGTGACACTGGTGTGTGACCAGTCCGGACAGCCGCCATACTTCTCGCCCCAGGGGGAGGTCAGCAGCTTAAGCTAC GCTTTTAGTCTAACCACCAAATGCGCATGCCCAAACGGATGTGGGGCGGGGCCTCCCCCTACAAATCCCCCTACAAATCCAACAAATCCCCCTGGGCCACCGGGCCCATCAGGCCCGTCGGAATCTGACGATTCGGGCATCAGCACGGGCACTATATTGTGTATAGC AGTCCTAGCTATTGCGGTGGTGTACTTAGTCGCGGGAACGGTGTTCACTATGGGAGTACGCAAGAGCAAGGGCAAAGAAGCCATTCCTAATGTCAGCTTCTGGACGTCACTTCCGGGATTAATCAAG GACGGATTTAAATTTACCTTTAGAAAAATTCGACCGGGATATTCTAGTGTGAAGTAA